Sequence from the Anaerolineales bacterium genome:
TGGCTGGATTTCGCTGGCATGATCGAGGAGGCCGGTGCGGATGGGCTCGAGCTCAACGTGTATTATTTGCCCACCGCGGATACGCTGCTGGGCATGGACGTCGAAAACATGTACATTGACATCCTGCGCGCCGTCCGGGAGCGCGTCGAAATTCCCATCGCTTTGAAATTAAGCCCCTTCTTCAGCGCGCTGCCAAATATCGCCACACAATTCGACGAAATCGGCGCAGATGCGTTGGTTCTCTTTAATCGCTTCTATCAGGCGGACATCGATGTGCGCGAGAAGGAAATCCTGCCGCGCATCAACCTCAGCCGGCCTGAAGACATCTTGCTGCCGATGCGCTGGATCGCGATCCTATACGGACAGGTATCTTGTTCCCTTGCGCTTACCAGCGGTGTACATTCGGGAGAGGCAGTATTGAAGGCCATCATGGTGGGCGCAGATATCGCCAACGTGGCATCCGTGTTGTTGAAGAACAGTATCGAGAAATTGAGCGAGATAATTCGAGATACTGAGAACTTGATGGAAGAATTAGAGATTTCTTCCATACGAGACCTGAAAGGCAGCATGAGCCTTCAGAACTATGTCGAACCGACGGCGTTCGAACGCGCAAGCTACATTAAACTGCTCCAAAGTTTCGGACGGATTTGAAGGTGTTCGACTCAACTCCTAGATGAGACGTCATACGTCTTCGGTCATCGCTCGCGCCCGCATCCAGGGGGGCATGTCCTCTTTATCGACCAGCACCTGTCGCAACTCGAATATTTGATCGCGCAGTGCAGCTGCCTTTTCGAATTCCAACGCTTCCGCAGCGTTCTTCATCTGCTTCTCGAATTCCTTGATCAAACGGGCGAGTTCGTCCTTTGGCAGTTGAGCCGGTGTCAGTGCGTGGTATTCCTCGCGTTCCTCGGCAACGGCTCGGGAGGCGACTTGATCCGTGAGATCGCGAATTTCTTTAACGATACTGACCGGTTCGATGCCGTGTTCCTCGTTGTATTTAATTTGAATCTCCCGTCTCCGCTCCGTCTCGTCGATCGCTCGGTACATCGAGTCGGTGATCTTGTTCGCATACATGATCACCTTGCCGTCGACGTGCCGCGCGGCGCGACCGATAGTCTGGATCAGGGCCGTGTCGGAGCGTAGGAATCCCTCTTTGTCCGCGTCGAGAATGGCGACCAGGGATACCTCGGGTAAATCGAGGCCCTCCCGCAGTAAATTGATCCCTACGACGACGTCATATACGCCCATGCGCAGATCGCGCAGGATGCCGACGCGTTCGATGGTGTCGATCTCGGAGTGCAGATAGTGCACTTTGATGCCCAGCTCCAGAAGGTAGTCGGAGAGATCTTCGGCCATGCGCATCGTGAGTGTAGTCGTGAGTACGCGTTGGCCGATCGCAACCCGGTTCTGGATTTCCCGGATCAGATCATCGACCTGTCCTTCGACGGGCCTGACTTCCACTTCAGGGTCGACGAGACCGGTCGGGCGGATGATCTGCTCCACCACCTGGGACGCAACCCCAAGCTCATACGGTCCGGGCGTGGCAGACGTATAGATGACCTGCCCCGTGCGTTCCTCGAATTCGTCGAACGAAAGTGGGCGATTGTCCAACGCGGAGGGGAGGCGAAATCCGAATTCGACCAGGGTCTCCTTGCGCGAGCGATCTCCGGCGTGCATCCCACGGACTTGCGGGATGGTCATGTGACTCTCGTCGACGATGAGCACGAAGTCCGGCGGGAAGTAATCGATCAACGTCCAGGGAGGTGATCCAACCGGCCGCTGATCCAGATGGCGGGAGTAGTTTTCAATCCCCGTGCAGTAGCCCACTTCGCGCAGCATTTCCAAATCGTAGCGCGTGCGCTGCTCCAGGCGCTGGGCTTCGAGATATTTTTCCTGCTTCTTCAAGAATTCGAGATGCTCTTCGAGTTCCGTTTCGATATCTGTGATGGCGGCTTTCAACTTCTCGTCCTCGGTGATGAAGTGTTTGGCGGGATAGATGCTGACGGTTTCAGCCTCGTTGAGTATCTCGCCTGTCAGTGGATTGAATTTCGCGATGCGTTCCACTTCGTCACCAAAGAAACTGACGCGGATTCCGATCTGTTCGTAGGCCGGCAGCACTTCCAGCGTATCTCCACGCACGCGGAATACGCCGGGCTTCAGTTCGATGTCATTACGCTGGTAATGGCATTCTACGAGTTGGCGTAAGACAGCATTGCGTCGATAGCGTTGGCCTTTTTCCAGATTGATGACGACCCGGCCGTAGGCTTCCGGGTTGCCGATGCCGTAGATGCTCGAAACCGAGGCGACGACAACAACGTCCCTGCGTGAAATAACGGAGGTCGTCGCTGACAACCGCAGGCGGTCGATCTCTTCGTTGATCTGTGTTTCTTTTTCGATGTAGAGATCGTGCTTGGGGACGTAGGCTTCCGGTTGATAATAATCGTAGTACGAGACGAAGTATTCAACCGCATTTTCGGGAAAAAACGAGCGGAATTCTGCGTAGAGCTGCGCCGCGAGGGTCTTGTTGTGAGCCAGAATGAGGGCCGGGCGCTGCACCTTTTCGATCACTGAGGCGATGGTAAAGGTTTTTCCGGTACCCGTCGCACCGAGTAGAACTTGATGTTCGAACCCCTGATTGAGGCCCTGCACCAGTTCCTCGATGGCTTCTGGTTGATCTCCCATCGGTTCGAATGGGGAATGTAGCCGGAATGGCGGCATGGCTCCTCCAAGTACGCTCCCCCAATGCGAACATATGATCTATGATTATACCACGCACCTCACCGGCGGAAAGTCGATCTTCCATCAGGACGATTTCCTACTCCAAGGTACGACAGGTCGCCGGTTGGGCAGGAAATCCGTCATCCGAAAGCGACGCTGTCGCATCTCACTCCCCGACGATCTTGATCAGGACCCTTTTTCGCCTGCCGCCGTCGAATTCTCCGTAGAAGATTTGTTCCCACGGACCGAAATCCAATTTGCCTTCCGTTATAGCCACGACGACCTCTCGGCCCATGATTTGACGCTTCATGTGGGCATCGGCGTTGTCTTCACCCGTGCGGTTATGCTGGTATTGACTGATCGGCGCATGCGGCGCGAGTGACTCCAGCCAAACCTCGTAATCCTGATGCAGCCCGCTTTCGTCGTCGTTGATGAAAACAGAAGCCGTGATGTGCATGGCATTGACGAGCACCAGGCCTTCCTGAATGCCACTTTCCACCAATGCGTCATTCACTTGGGGAGTTATGTTGATGAAGGCTCGTCTGGCCGGGACCTCGAACCAAAGTTCTCGGCGGAAAGTTTTCATGGAACACGCTCCTTTTGCGCTCGTGGAATTTCATTATTTGCGTTCGACTGGATAAACGCCAACTTGTATTGAATTATCAGAAATGACACGGGAATGTCATCGATGTGGTATCTGCCGCTCTCGCATCAGGCTGCAGGATCTCGCCTGGTTAAATTCATGACACGTAAATGGGATTGCTGTATATCCACCCGCAGCGTCTACCTTCGAAGTCAATATGCACTTCCACGCGGTATGCACCCGGTGCATGTACCGTATAGACCGCTGTGTCTCGATTTTTCCACCTGCGTAGTTGTTCCCCGTTGTGAATGAGGCGAATCTCTGCGCGGCGCGGCGATTTGATCTGCAGGGTCACGCCGTTTCGTGCTGGTATCGAATCGCCCATAATGACCTGATCGTCTGCTCCTTGTGCGCTGAAGCGAAAGCCGTTTGTGGGCGCCGGCAGGTCGAACCCGACGAAGCATCTGCCGCGGGATATGCTGTGAAACAACAAGCGTCGGTCGTGATTCGCATCTCCGACGAGCGCGTTTCGGGTCAGGACATGCGTGTTCACCGCGCGATAGAGAAATTCGTACGGCAGGACGATCCGCTTGAAAGGCCCTTTGCGGTAAGGTGTTGCGTGTGCGTCTGCGCCTCCGATGGCGACGATGCGTTTCCCGGACGCCAGGAGTCGATCCCAGCGTTCAAGCACCTCGGGAAACGGCCCCTGGCCGCTGCGTTTGGGACTGTATGCCAGCAGGAAGGCCACGGGCAGCGAACTGAGATGGGATTTGAATTCACTCATGAAATTCCAGATCTCGAATCCCGTATAGCCGCTCACGTCCCAATCCACCCAGGATAAATCGGATTCGCCGAACAACGGCGCTGCCGGGTCGACAGGATGGGCGATGAAGCAAAGCCCGCCCGCTCGCTGGACTTCGTCGATCAGTTGCTGTGGCTCGGCCGCAAAAGGCGCCAGTTCCTTTCGGGCTTCGAAGACGAGCAGGTGGTTTTTCTGAGGGTCACGCACCTGGTCGTGGATCTCCTCCCCCGTCAACAGCAGTACACGGTCCTTACCCAGGTAACGATATCCGTCCATGCCGTCGACCCAAACATTGTGGTCGGTTACGACGATGAAGTCCAGGCCCGCCTGGATCGCTGCGCGGGCGATCTCAACATGGCTGCCGTGGCCATCCGAATAAATGGAGTGATTGTGCATGTTGCCGGCATATTCGTGAAGCAAGGGAATTCTCCGTGTTGGAATAACTCGTGCGTAAAGGATAGCACAAGCTATCTACGGCTTCAATTTCAAAGTTACCTCGCTGGAAAATTCGTGTATCATGAAGGGAGATGCTGGTCTTGTAACCTCTGCTCGCACGTGGGGTTTTAATAAGTACTGGTATCTTCGTATCCATTTTCACACCATATTCATGGAGGAGGACTTATGAGCGATTATGCAATTGTAACCGACAGTCTCTCATCGTTACCGCAGGAACTCATCGATCGTTTTCAGATCATCGTAGTGCCGCAGGTGTTGATCTGGGGTGAAGAAGAATTCCTCGATGGAGTCAACATTACCCCGACGGAATTTTATACGCGTTTGAGGACCGATCCGGTCATGCCCACGACGTCACAAGCGACGGTCGCCTCTTTCCAATCCGTCTTCGAACCCCTGGCTTCCCAGGGGAAAGAGATTCTGACCATCGTGGGTTCCTCGAAGTTGACGGCAACATTGAATTCTGCCGAACAGGCCAAAGGCCTCTTCCCGGATGCGAGGATCGAAATACTGGACTCGATGGGAGTCGCCATGGCGCTGGGTTTCCAGGTCCTGGCAGCCGCGCGCGCCCGTGAAGCGGGGAAATCGTTCGCTGACGCCGTGGCTACGGCGAAGAAAGCGAAGGAGCAATCGGGTGTGCTCTTCGTCGTGGAGACGCTTGAATACCTGCACCGTGGCGGCCGCATCGGCGGAGCTTCGCGGCTGCTGGGGACGGCGTTGAATCTCAAGCCGCTGTTGGAATTACAGGAAGGACGGGTTGAACCCGTTGAGCGCATCCGCACCAAGGCCAAAGCCCATAACCGGCTCGTGGAAGTGATCGTGGAGCGCCTCAAGGATCAGCCCGACGTGCGTCTGTCAACGCTCCACGCCGACGCAGAAGTGGATGCGCACGCCTTGATGGAGGCGGCGAAGAAGCACCTCGATCCCATCGAGACCGTTTATTCCGAAGTCACTCCGGTCATCGGAACGCATGCGGGACCGGGCACCGTCGGATTGGCATACTCATACGGAATCTAATTTACACCACGAAGATACATCCGGGATCAGCATACCATCGACCGGGCAGCATGCGTCCGGTCGATGGACTTTTCATGAGTTTCCGCAGCTCATGATCAGATACGAGAGGCCAAATCGGCGCTGTTCGCATCAGCGGCTGGAATTCTCATACAGCTATTTTCTCCGGGTTCTCGCTGGATTCGATGTGGCGTGATTCGAAGCCCGCAACTACACTTATGGTAAGTATTTGACCTGTGAATGGTATAATGACGGTCGCCGGGCGGATTTAATCAAGGAAACGCGATGAATGACGTGATCGGTCGATTCCTGCGGTATCTCGAAGTAGATCAGGAACGTGCTCAGAATACGATCTTGGCGTATGAAACTGATATCCGCCAATTCGTCCAGGTTTTGTCCGCCGTTTCCGAGCAGCCGATTGAACCCGGTCATATCGATGAGCAGAAGCTGGACAAGTATGTTTCCTGGTTGAACCGCCAGGGGTACAAGACTTCCACCGTTGCCCGGAAGATCGCAGCCGTACGGACCTTGCTGGACTATATGCATTCCCGTGAAGGCCACGATACCCGAACGATGTTGGATATGCTGGATTTACCCCAGAATCCTCGCCAACCCCCCAAGGTGCTGACGACGACAGAAGTAGAAAAATTACTCCGGACCGCTTCGCAGGACAGCTCGCCGCGGGCAATGAGGGATTCGGCGGCGCTGTCATTGATGTACGCCACCGGTTTACGCGCGGTCGAACTGATCTCGCTGAACGCCAGTGACATCGATCTGCAGTCCGGCGCCATTCGGGCGAATGCAACTTATTCGCACAAGATTCCCATCCGGGATGCGCTCCATCCCTTAAGAACTTACATCGAGAAAGGTCGGCCCTATTTGCTGCGAACGCCGGAAGTCAGGGCGTTGTTCGTCAATCAACGCGGCAAACGCCTCAGCCGGCAGGGATTGTGGTTGATCGTCAAGCGCTGGGCCGAGGAAGCCGGGTTGGGCAGCGAAGTTTCCCCACAAACGATTCGACACTCACTCGTGCGACATCTTCTGGAGCAAGGCAAGTCTCGACGCGAGGTTCAAGATTGGCTGCGTCTTTCGAGTCCGAATACATTGTGGCTTCATAAGCGCTCAGATCGCCAATGATCACTGGAGTGAATAAATGGATCTGATTACGACAGCAGATATCGACAACACTGTAGCGTTCATACGGGCAAGAACCTCCGTTCAACCCGAGATCGGCATGATTTTAGGTTCGGGCCTGGGCGCGATCGCCGACGCCGTGGCGGCGGATGAAAAGATTGCGACGGGGGATATCCCCGGATGGCCCGTATCGACGGTGCACGGGCATGCGGGGCGAGTCGTCGTAGGTCATCTCGAAGATCATCCCGTATTCGTGCTGCAGGGCAGGGCGCATTTCTATGAAGGTCATCCCATCTCGCAGATCGGCCTTCCCATCCGGGTCATGTATCGCCTCGGCGTACGCATACTGATCGTGACCAATGCGGCCGGGGCCGTCAATCCGGATTTCGAACCGGGCGACTTGATGTTGATCAGCGATCACATCAATCTCCTGGGAATGACCGGCAACAACCCGCTGCGCGGTCCAAACCTGGATGAGTTCGGACCTCGTTTTCCTGACATGGGGAAGGCGTACGATCCAGCTTTGGGGATGCTGGCGAAAGAAGTGGCGCTCGAAGAGGATGTTCCCTTGCGGAAGGGAGTTTATGTTTGCGTATCCGGCCCTTCGTACGAAACGACCGCGGAACTGCGCTTCCTGCGGATCATCGGTGTCGACGCCGTCGGAATGTCCACGGCACCCGAAGTGACCGTCGCACGGCACTGTGGTATGCAAGTTCTTGGCATCTCGGGGATCAGCAACAAGGCGAATTTGGACGGTGAAACCGAGACCACGCACGAGGAAGTGCTTGAAGCTGGAAAGATCATAACCCCCAGGCTGAAGACGCTCATCTGTGGGGTGCTGCGCAGAATTTAATGTAGAAGGCAAATGGAAGATTTCCTGCTCTTCTTTGAAGAGCAACAGACGTGGATCTACCTGGCATTAGCGATCATCGGTGCGGTCTATCTGCGATTCTTATTTGTTGCTTATCGGACTTCGCGTAGGGCTTTTTATGCGTTGGAGCGGGAGCGCAGCTTGAACCACATGAGAAGATCGATCGCCATGTTGTTACTCGTTTTCGCCGGAATGACCGCCACGTTTTTGATCGTTAACTTTGCCAGCCCAAGCATCCCGGTTTCCCTCCGGCCGACGCCCTTACCGACGATCTCTTTACTGGCGACGCCGATCGGCTCGAGCGCACAGGTAGAAGAAGGTTCGACCGACGTAACTGCGGAGATTCCTTCCGCGCCGGATGGTTCAGGATGTTTGAATGAGAATGCCACGATCCTTCAACCGCAGAACGGTGAAACAGTCAGCGGTACGATCGTCATCCTGGGCGTTGCCAACATACCCAATTTTGCGTTCTACAAGGTGGAGTATCGTCGTCTTGACGGCGAATGGGTGACCATAACCGCAGGTTCTACGGCGGTTTGTGAGACGTGCGGTGGTTCGGATGAAGAAGGCACGGGCACGCCGGAGGAAACCCTTCAATTGGGAACCTGGGACACGCGTCTCGTTGAGCCGGGAACTTATGGATTCCGTCTGGTCGTGCTGGACACGGAAGGTAATGCGCCATTGCCTTGCGAAATACAAATTCAGATCTTGCCTGCGCAATGAGCGAATCGGTAAATCCGGCATTCACAGATGGATCTTAAATCGGGATGTTCGGCTGATCGTTCCGGTGAATAAATTACACAAGGAGTCCAGGTCAGTTTCATCATGAATATGATTTCTATTCGGGAAGCTATTTCGAGTGACATACCCACGCTCATCGCTTTTGATCACGGCTATGGCACCGATCACGTTTGGCAGATGTCTTTCGAGCGAGAGCCTTCGGCGGTGGGGGCGACCTTTCGTGAAGTCCGCTTGCCTCGTGCTATGCGGGTCGGCTATCCGCGTGACGCTGAGCGGTTAGCGGACGAATGGACGCGCCGGGCGGTTATCCTCGTAGCCGAAAATGAAGAGTCACTCCAGGGATATCTGGCGATCGTGGAAGGCCCCTCGGAGAACATGTACTGGATCACGGATCTCGTCGTCAGCCTGCGGTCCCGGCGCCAGGGAATAGCTTCGAGGCTGATACTGGCTGCACGTGAGTGGTGCCGCCAACGAAATGCTTTGCGGTTATTTCTGGAGATGCAAAGCAAGAATTACCCTGCGATCTGCCTGGCAAAAAAGATGGGCTTTGTGTTTAGCGGGTACAGCGACCAATACTATTCGGATCAGGACATCGCGTTGTTTTTCTCGATGTTACTTTGAGTGTAAAAAGATTCAATGCTAGAAACAATAACCTCCGTTTTAATCACTCTGAATCAGATCCTCGATGCTGGAAATACGATCACCGCATTCTCGTTACTTTTGTATACACTGACGTTCAACATCCGGGAACGCGTGGCGCAATCGCTGGCGTTGATGCTTCTGTGTGTCACCATCGTGTATTTCGGCGACGTGCTCACCAGCACGGCGACATCCAACGCCGAGATGCAGATTTGGCTTCGCTTCCAGTGGGTGGGAATCGCTTTTATTCCTGCGACCTTGCTGCAGCTTTCGGATGCGCTGCTCGCGGCTACCGGGCGTCCCTCCCGCGGGCGCAGAAGGCTTGTGATCTGGATCAGCTACATGATTGGCAGCCTTGCTTTACTCAGTGTGGGGCGGCGGCAGGATATCGCCGTAGGCCTCCAGCAAGTGGACTCGATCGTTTACCTCACCCCGGGGCCCTGGTTTCCGATCTTTACGCTGTTCCTGCTCGTCATCGTCGGCTTCGCCGGCGTCAATCTGTGGAGATCGTACAGACGCTGCCTGACCCGAACGAGCAGGCGGCGCATGCGCTACCTGATGTTCGGATCGCTGGGTCCGCTGTTTGGATCGTTTCCGTTCATGATGGTGAGTCAATCGGCGTTCGCCGAACATACCTGGATCATCTGGGTGGCGATCACCTTGATCAACATGGCGGTTGCGATTCAAATGGTGATGGTCTCCTACTCCGTGTCCTACTTCGGCGTAAGCTATCCGGATCGGGTTGTGAAGAGTCGACTTTCGCAGTGGCTGCTGCGCGGACCGATAGTCGTTTCGACGGTGTTGGCCGTGACGGTCATTGTCAATCGTATCGGTGTGCTGATCGGCTATGAGAACAGCCGGGCCGTGCCGTTTGCCATGGTGGCGGTCTTGCTGCTGCTGCAGTACGTGATCACGATCGTGCGGCCGAAGATCGAGCGCTGGTTTTTTTACGGACGAGATCGGGGTGACGTCACGCGCTTGCAGTTGCTGGAAGACCATCTTCTGACCACCGGGGACCTGCGTCAATTCCTTGAATCGATACTCAACGCAGGCTGCGACGTGCTCGGAGTGGGTTCGGCGTTCGTTGCCGTCGTCGGCCCGGAAGGATTGGAGCTCGAAGTTGCCGTCGGACCGGAAAACCCGTTCCGCGGTACGGATGAACCATCCCCACTTTTAATGACCCAAAATGAACGGCAGCATTTCGAGCATCTGG
This genomic interval carries:
- a CDS encoding dihydroorotate dehydrogenase-like protein — translated: WLDFAGMIEEAGADGLELNVYYLPTADTLLGMDVENMYIDILRAVRERVEIPIALKLSPFFSALPNIATQFDEIGADALVLFNRFYQADIDVREKEILPRINLSRPEDILLPMRWIAILYGQVSCSLALTSGVHSGEAVLKAIMVGADIANVASVLLKNSIEKLSEIIRDTENLMEELEISSIRDLKGSMSLQNYVEPTAFERASYIKLLQSFGRI
- the uvrB gene encoding excinuclease ABC subunit UvrB: MPPFRLHSPFEPMGDQPEAIEELVQGLNQGFEHQVLLGATGTGKTFTIASVIEKVQRPALILAHNKTLAAQLYAEFRSFFPENAVEYFVSYYDYYQPEAYVPKHDLYIEKETQINEEIDRLRLSATTSVISRRDVVVVASVSSIYGIGNPEAYGRVVINLEKGQRYRRNAVLRQLVECHYQRNDIELKPGVFRVRGDTLEVLPAYEQIGIRVSFFGDEVERIAKFNPLTGEILNEAETVSIYPAKHFITEDEKLKAAITDIETELEEHLEFLKKQEKYLEAQRLEQRTRYDLEMLREVGYCTGIENYSRHLDQRPVGSPPWTLIDYFPPDFVLIVDESHMTIPQVRGMHAGDRSRKETLVEFGFRLPSALDNRPLSFDEFEERTGQVIYTSATPGPYELGVASQVVEQIIRPTGLVDPEVEVRPVEGQVDDLIREIQNRVAIGQRVLTTTLTMRMAEDLSDYLLELGIKVHYLHSEIDTIERVGILRDLRMGVYDVVVGINLLREGLDLPEVSLVAILDADKEGFLRSDTALIQTIGRAARHVDGKVIMYANKITDSMYRAIDETERRREIQIKYNEEHGIEPVSIVKEIRDLTDQVASRAVAEEREEYHALTPAQLPKDELARLIKEFEKQMKNAAEALEFEKAAALRDQIFELRQVLVDKEDMPPWMRARAMTEDV
- a CDS encoding secondary thiamine-phosphate synthase enzyme YjbQ, with translation MKTFRRELWFEVPARRAFINITPQVNDALVESGIQEGLVLVNAMHITASVFINDDESGLHQDYEVWLESLAPHAPISQYQHNRTGEDNADAHMKRQIMGREVVVAITEGKLDFGPWEQIFYGEFDGGRRKRVLIKIVGE
- a CDS encoding CehA/McbA family metallohydrolase yields the protein MLHEYAGNMHNHSIYSDGHGSHVEIARAAIQAGLDFIVVTDHNVWVDGMDGYRYLGKDRVLLLTGEEIHDQVRDPQKNHLLVFEARKELAPFAAEPQQLIDEVQRAGGLCFIAHPVDPAAPLFGESDLSWVDWDVSGYTGFEIWNFMSEFKSHLSSLPVAFLLAYSPKRSGQGPFPEVLERWDRLLASGKRIVAIGGADAHATPYRKGPFKRIVLPYEFLYRAVNTHVLTRNALVGDANHDRRLLFHSISRGRCFVGFDLPAPTNGFRFSAQGADDQVIMGDSIPARNGVTLQIKSPRRAEIRLIHNGEQLRRWKNRDTAVYTVHAPGAYRVEVHIDFEGRRCGWIYSNPIYVS
- a CDS encoding DegV family protein; this translates as MSDYAIVTDSLSSLPQELIDRFQIIVVPQVLIWGEEEFLDGVNITPTEFYTRLRTDPVMPTTSQATVASFQSVFEPLASQGKEILTIVGSSKLTATLNSAEQAKGLFPDARIEILDSMGVAMALGFQVLAAARAREAGKSFADAVATAKKAKEQSGVLFVVETLEYLHRGGRIGGASRLLGTALNLKPLLELQEGRVEPVERIRTKAKAHNRLVEVIVERLKDQPDVRLSTLHADAEVDAHALMEAAKKHLDPIETVYSEVTPVIGTHAGPGTVGLAYSYGI
- a CDS encoding tyrosine-type recombinase/integrase, with the translated sequence MNDVIGRFLRYLEVDQERAQNTILAYETDIRQFVQVLSAVSEQPIEPGHIDEQKLDKYVSWLNRQGYKTSTVARKIAAVRTLLDYMHSREGHDTRTMLDMLDLPQNPRQPPKVLTTTEVEKLLRTASQDSSPRAMRDSAALSLMYATGLRAVELISLNASDIDLQSGAIRANATYSHKIPIRDALHPLRTYIEKGRPYLLRTPEVRALFVNQRGKRLSRQGLWLIVKRWAEEAGLGSEVSPQTIRHSLVRHLLEQGKSRREVQDWLRLSSPNTLWLHKRSDRQ
- a CDS encoding purine-nucleoside phosphorylase, encoding MDLITTADIDNTVAFIRARTSVQPEIGMILGSGLGAIADAVAADEKIATGDIPGWPVSTVHGHAGRVVVGHLEDHPVFVLQGRAHFYEGHPISQIGLPIRVMYRLGVRILIVTNAAGAVNPDFEPGDLMLISDHINLLGMTGNNPLRGPNLDEFGPRFPDMGKAYDPALGMLAKEVALEEDVPLRKGVYVCVSGPSYETTAELRFLRIIGVDAVGMSTAPEVTVARHCGMQVLGISGISNKANLDGETETTHEEVLEAGKIITPRLKTLICGVLRRI
- a CDS encoding GNAT family N-acetyltransferase, producing MNMISIREAISSDIPTLIAFDHGYGTDHVWQMSFEREPSAVGATFREVRLPRAMRVGYPRDAERLADEWTRRAVILVAENEESLQGYLAIVEGPSENMYWITDLVVSLRSRRQGIASRLILAAREWCRQRNALRLFLEMQSKNYPAICLAKKMGFVFSGYSDQYYSDQDIALFFSMLL
- a CDS encoding histidine kinase N-terminal 7TM domain-containing protein, coding for MLETITSVLITLNQILDAGNTITAFSLLLYTLTFNIRERVAQSLALMLLCVTIVYFGDVLTSTATSNAEMQIWLRFQWVGIAFIPATLLQLSDALLAATGRPSRGRRRLVIWISYMIGSLALLSVGRRQDIAVGLQQVDSIVYLTPGPWFPIFTLFLLVIVGFAGVNLWRSYRRCLTRTSRRRMRYLMFGSLGPLFGSFPFMMVSQSAFAEHTWIIWVAITLINMAVAIQMVMVSYSVSYFGVSYPDRVVKSRLSQWLLRGPIVVSTVLAVTVIVNRIGVLIGYENSRAVPFAMVAVLLLLQYVITIVRPKIERWFFYGRDRGDVTRLQLLEDHLLTTGDLRQFLESILNAGCDVLGVGSAFVAVVGPEGLELEVAVGPENPFRGTDEPSPLLMTQNERQHFEHLGAVFLWDVYWLIPIHFMRSDDVIGLVGFQARSVKPDFSHEEEISIKALVDRAAVALADRLLQREVFSVVDRLVPEMEEIQRMRAESSYGSAESLAEPIEDLPSDKDVVELVRDALGHYWGGPRLTRSPLLGLRVVRREVEDHENNPVNALRAILRRAIEQIRPEGDRRFTAEWMLYNILEMKFLQGRKVRDVAMRLAMSEADLYRKQRIAIEEVARGVTQMEREVVASELGGEVDDSND